The window CTAACTTATAGTAGGTCTTCTAACAAGGCAACCAAAATCGACGATCTTCCTCACGTTTTCGCTGGTCATTTGAAGAAAGGAAATGTGAATGCTGCTATGCGTTTACTGTCTGATGAAGGTGCTAATGGTCTTTTACACCTGGATGACTACCTGACAAATTCAAGTCAAAAAACCGTGAGAGATGTACtcaaagaaaaacatccaaaTGCTTCTTCCCTCGATCCTGACTATGTTGTGAATTCTAAAGAGAACGCTTCTCCAGTCCATCctgtcttgtttgattctCTTGATGGACAACTGATCAGGAATACAGCAATGCGATGTTCTGGTGCAGCTGGTCCTTCTGGCCTTGACTCGACTCAATGGAAACGCCTGTGTACGGGATTTCACACTTCCTCCAaagatctctgtaatgctCTAGCTGCTGTTGCTCGTCGAATTTCAACAGAGATAGTAGATCCTGACGGTATCTCAGCTCTAGTGGCTTGTCGTCTTGTACCTCTgaacaaaaatcctggggtgagaccaattggtgtgtgtgagaCAGTTAGAAGAATTATTGGAAAGGCGGTTCTTTCTGTGGTCAAGTCTGACGTGCTCTCGGCAACCGGAACCTTGCAGCTTTGTGCAGGACAGATTGCTGGGTGTGAGGCTGCAATACATGCCATGCAGTCATTGTTTGAAGATGACAATACGGAAGCCATACTACTTGTAGATGCAACAAATGCCTTTAATAGCTTGAACCGTCAGTTGGCTCTAAAGAACATCTCAAGCACTTGTCCAGCAATTCATACCGTATTGCTCAACACATATCAACAGCCTTCACCCCTATTCGTTGGTGGGGAAGTCTTGTTGTCGCGTGAGGGAACCACACAGGGAGATCCTCTCGCGATGGCAATGTACGCCTTGGCCACAGTACCTCTGCTGAAAAAAGTACAAACAGAAGGCAGCACCCAAGTCTGATATGCCGATGATGCTGCAGCCGGAGGAAAGATACAAGCAGTCAAACAATGGTGGGAGAAACTCTCCATACATGGAGAAAAATTTGGATACTTTCCAAATGCCAAGAAATCCTGGTTGATCGTCAAACCGAATTGCCTTGAAGAAGCCAAACGTGTGTTCTCAAAAACGGCTGTGAACATCACCTCTGAAGGTCGAAAGTACTTAGGAGCTGCACTGGGAACTGAAAACTTCTGTAACGGCTATCTCAGTGATGCAATCTTAGACTGGACACGTCAGATTGACAAATTGGCTTCCATTGCCCAAAGTCAGCCACAAGCAGCTCATTCCGCATTAAGTCACGGTCTTCTGGGCAGGTGGATTTTTACTGCGAGAACAAATCAGAATTTCAAAACTTTTGCTGGGCTTTTAGAATCATCAATACAATCTCAACCGATTCCTGCTATAACTGGTCGTTCGGCCCCTGGAGAACTGGAAAGAAAACTCTTCTCCTTACCAGCCAGACTTGGTGGTCTGGGAATCACAGATCCAACTTCATTGTCTTCTGAATACTTAAACTCTCGAAAGATGACTGCACCGCTTGTTGACTTCATTTTGAATCAGGAGATCACTCTAGGAGATGCCCCAGATCAACAGGATTCTCTCAAAAAGCAAATTCGCAAGCACAAAGGGCTAGAAATCAAAACTCTTGCTGATAATGTTCGAGATAACCTCTCacaccaacataaaagaatgttCGAGTTAGCAAATGAAAAGGGGGCATCAAACTGGCTCACAGTGCTGCCATTGGAGGATCACGGCTTCTCATTACATAAGTCTGCATTCAGAGATGCTCTATGCCTCAGATATGGATGGGTCCCCCCTCATATGAGTGAATCTTGCCCTTGCGGTGGAAAAATGTCAGTGGAGCATGCTATGTCCTGCCCCACGGGAGGCTTTCCAACTATACGCCATAATGAAATCCGAGATATgttttctcatctgttgtctgatgtctgtcatgatgtggAAACGGAGCCCACGTTGCAATCACTAAGTGGAGAGACGTTCTCTTTACGTTCAAGCAGTcgagatgatgatgcaagaTTAGACATTTCGGCAAGAGGTTTTTGGGGAGGAAGATTTGAGAAGACATATTTTGATGTCCGGGTGTTTAACCCCAATGCCACCTCGTACACATGTtttgaagttgcatcatgctatagaagacaggaacaagagaagaaaaggaaatatgaagaaagactgagaaaagtagaaaatgcttcctttacacctattatcctttcttgcactggtggcatgagcaagcttacaacgacatttaccaaaaagctggcctcaatgatatctgagaaaaaggacactccatacggtagcgtgatcaactggctaagatgtcgactcgggttcgcactcctaagagcttccataatgtgcatcaggggcagcaggtgcaaacgctacgtcaggccggaaaacaatattctcctggctacgtctgaggggcacctggcctcctcagcttagtgactttactgtacatgacatagtagtagtaaaagttgtactattgtatatgacagtaattgtttagtagtagtaatagtttattgccattcgctgtaggttgccgtttgtgtatacgtagtctgctattgtttcaaatacaccatatcttctcagtagtagtagtagtagtagtagtaataacatacaacactataagtgacagatatacacacgcagcaaaacaaacaattaaaagtcagttaCTTCTTtacgtcattacactgtatgcttaactattatcacaagcTATAGTCTCATtcttagtagtagtagtagtagtatacagtagtagtattttgaaaaaagtagtagagactttattattattattagtagtagtagtagtagtgtgttagcagatgccgtttgattgttcaaatacaccagttctctcaagtagtagtagtagtagtagtagtagtagtagtagtagtagtggtggtggtagtggtagttgtagtggtggtggtagtggtagtggtagtggtagtggtagtttATATGTCTTCTCATTCCTCTAGACAAACAGCCGGATGTGAGActgattggtgtgtgtgaaatAGTAATAAGAATTATTGGCAAGGCCATACTTTCAATAGTTCGAAAGGATGTTTTGAAGCAACAGCTTGTATGCAACTATGTGCTGGCCAAACTTTAGGTTGTGAAGCTACCTTTCATTCTCTACGCTCTCTTTACGAAGATTCTGAAATGGAAGCAATTACTTATAGATGCTACGAATGCATTTAACAGCTTGAATAGACAAATAGCCTTGAGGAACATATCGAGACTTTGCCCACCCATTCATCCTATTCTTATCAAAACCTAAAGAAACCCGTTTTATCTGATTGTTGATGGTGTACCCGCTTATTGTCACAGAAAGGGACGACACAAGCAGACCCTCTGGCAATGGCCATGTATACACTAGCTACAGTTCCTCTTATCACAAAAATTACCACAAATGGATACAAGCAAATTTGGTATGCAGATGATGCAGCAAGTGGAGGAAGACTTTCTTCAATCAGAAAGTGGCGGCAACAGATCATTGATATTGCCCCCAAATATGGCTATTATCCGAATCAGTCAAAGTCATGGTTGATAGTCACGCCTCAGCACTTGAATCGAGCACAACATCTACAATGACACGGAAATTCAAATAACGACAGATGGCCACCATTACTTAGGCGCATGCAGCGGTATGAGAAATAACATTTTGCGGCAACTTCCTCAAGAGCAAAGTACAATCATAGTAACAAGAAGTAGAACGGTTGTCACTGATAGCTGAAATACATCCACAAGCTGCATATACAACCTTTACTCATGTGGTTATTGTACGATGGACATACATATCCACATGCAATGACCATTTGTCTCAATTTATCAATCTTTTGAAAAACACAATTGACTCTGAATTCATCCGCGCCATTACTAAGCGCCCTCCAACAGGTAATCTAATGAGAAGTCTTTTTGCTCTTCCTACACAGTTGGGTGGTTTCCTATCAATCCAGCATTACTTGACAAAGAATACAAGAACTTACTGAGAGCTACACAACCTCTGATCAATCGCGTAGTACAGCAAAGTCATGAGTTGGTAGATGCCTGTGAACAGCTACAGTCAATCAAGTATTTAGTTAAACGTATCAAAGCGCATGAAACAAAGCTGGATGCAGAAACACTAACTTTGAAACTTTCAAATGATTTGAAACGTACAGTGGATttttgaaataaataaacgtACAGATAGAAACTCATGGTTTTTTTTGCACTCAGCAAATCTGAGTTTGGAGATGCTTTATGCTTACAATATGGCTGGCGACCACCTTATCTACCTGACAGTTGTACTTGGAGTAACCACGCAATGTCATGTGCAAAGGGAGGCTTCTCTACAATCAGACTTAACGAGCTGCGAGACGTTTTAGCTGTCATGATGTCGGATGTCTGCTGTGATGTTCATACTGAACCCACTCTTCAGCCTCTAAATGGAGAGCTACTGCCAAAGCAAACAACCACTAGCAATGACGAATCACGCCTGGACATTTCTGCTTGTGGTTTCTATGAAAGTCGTTTCCAAAAAACCTACTTTGACGTGCGCGTTTTCAATCCTACTCCAGAGTCAATACTATGACATCTAGTATCACATCATGTTATTGAAAACAAGAACAGGAGAAAAGAGGAAATATGAAAACCGATTGCAGCGATTGGAAATGGCTTCCTTAACACCTCTTATCTTTGCATGTACCGGTGGAGCAAGCAAATTGACAACTACCTGCTTAAAGAAGTTATCATTTCTCCTTTCAGAAAAAGGACATTTCATTCAGTGTAGCAATTGTCTGGATAAGGTGCAGAGTAGTGATTGCAAGGCTGTAGGTCTGGCAGAAAAGCTTTGTAATCAACCATTAGCTTACTTTCTGTGTGCGCAGGGAATTGGCTTTACAAATAGTCTAGATGTATGTTTTGATTACACTTTTAATCAATGAATTACTGTTTTCCTGTTAGTGGTTGcagtattattgttatttatgtaTAATATGTTCTACAGTATTTAGTTTGTTGCAATGTATCATAGTATGATCTATTCGAATACACAATTTCATTCAGTAGTTGCAGTAGTGAATACCCAGTTCTTCCCAAGCACATTGCCATGCCATGACGAACTCTTCAGATCAGACTGAGCCTGTCTATGACATACTCTTTCGAGCCATAGATTGTTCACTTATTTGTAGGATGGCACTTTGTTCTTCTGGATCAGCTGGTCCAAGAGGAATGGACGCTGCTATATTGTAGCGTTTTGCAACAGTTTCAGGGGCTCTTccaatcttttgtttgatgctTTTGCTTCATTTGCAAGGTATTTGTCGTCTCAATGTGTAGATCCAAAGGGAGTTGCTGCCTTCTTTGCTTGTCATTTAATATCACTGAACAAGAATCCAGGCGTCCGACCCATTGGTGTCTGTAAAATCATTTGCACAGTTATTGGAAAGGCCATGTTATCAGTAGTAGGAGGTGATATTCAGTCAGTAACAAGAGCAATACAACTTTGTGCTGGACAACAAGGAGGTCGTGAAGCAGCCGTGCACGCATTGCAGAAAATCTACGACGATGACTATGTCGATAGCATACTTTAGTTGACGCTACAAACGCTTTCAACAGCCTAAACAGCAGCCTTACGTAACATATCTAGTTCCTGCCCTGCAATTGACACCCTACTTGTCAATTACTACTACCAACCATCTTTGCTCTTTGTTGGAGGTGAAACAATTTTATCTCAAGGATGAACTACTCAGGGAGATCGCTTAGCAATGGCCATGTATGCTCTGGCCACTGTGCCACTcataaaaaatacaaacagatggcAGTTGACAAGTCTGATATTCTGATGCTGCTGcagttgaatgaaataaagaCTCTACTTTCGAATGGTGGAAGCAATTACACAAATTGTGTCGGAAATTTGGTGTTTTTCCTAATGGCAAGAAGTTCTTGTTTCTTGTTAAACTTTATTTTGAAGACAAGGCTTGTGATATTTTTGgaacacaaacatcaacatcacaacCTCTGGTCAATGTTACCTCTGAGAATTACTGGGATCCGCCAAAGCTTCCAGCAAACAAAAGTCAATTATTGGATTGACCACATTGAAAAGCTTGCGTTAATCGTCAAGTCTCAGCCACATGTTGCCTACTCTGCATGGACTTCAAGGAAAATGACTTATGCTCTCAGGTCAAGCCAATTCACCTCTGAGACATTATAGCCATTGGAAGCAAGCATCAGAAACACACTCATTTCAGCTCTCACCGTTTGCAGCAGTTCAAGAGATGTTATCAGACACCTGATGGCCTATCCTGCTTGGCTTGGCGGTCTTGGAACACCAAACCCTACATTAATGGTGACAGAGTTTTCATATTTTAAAGATATAACTGAATTGGTTAAATTGGAATTCAATGATATCCAAATATCTTTGGATAAAAATTGTATTCCTAATAACAACAGCCATGTAGCAACAGCAGTAGACAAAGAGaccaaacatcaaacaagacaacatTTATTTCCTTCATCGTAATCCTGTCACTGGTGTGCGACAACACCAAGTAGGTGTTTTGATACTGTTAGGTTGAGTTAATTATCAAGTAAGGATTGAATTTGATTGTATGCAAACCATTTATATTGAATGTTAGGATAAAAATTCAAAGAATTAAATGCAATAGGAATTGAAAGATATTTACACCGCTTGTTGAGCACTTTCTTCGGCAGCAGTTCGACCTATTTGATGTCAGTCACCAACAAAATTCgataaagacaaacaatcaaagattgaaaacaacatgcaaacaaagcaaaagcTGATATACTGCTGAATGGTTTACCTTCAAATCTGAAATGATCCGATGAACTTGCTCAAGAAAACGTGCATCCAGTTTGTTGACTGTACTTCCTTTAGTCGAACACGGGTTCTTCCTCAATTAATCTGCTTTCCAAGATGCAATTCATCTCAGGAATGGATGGCGTCTTCAATGTCTGAGTGAGCTTTGTCCTTTTGCTGCTTCCTTTACTGTTGATATTGCTGTGAATTGCCATAAAGGTGGATTTATATCAATACGACACAATGAAGTTTAATACTTCTTTGGACAATTATTGGATGAAATCAGGTATGATGTCTTGACTGAGCTCACTGTACAGCCTTNNNNNNNNNNNNNNNNNNNNNNNNNNNNNNNNNNNNNNNNNNNNNNNNNNNNNNNNNNNNNNNNNNNNNNNNNNNNNNNNNNNNNNNNNNNNNNNNNNNNNNNNNNNNNNNNNNNNNNNNNNNNNNNNNNNNNNNNNNNNNNNNNNNNNNNNNNNNNNNNNNNNNNNNNNNNNNNNNNNNNNNNNNNNNNNNNNNNNNNNGTTTACACTGGTATCACAGAACACCTTCCTTCCTTCTTCCATCAAATTCTCTTTTACAATT of the Corticium candelabrum chromosome 2, ooCorCand1.1, whole genome shotgun sequence genome contains:
- the LOC134198447 gene encoding uncharacterized protein LOC134198447; translated protein: MTAPLVDFILNQEITLGDAPDQQDSLKKQIRKHKGLEIKTLADNVRDNLSHQHKRMFELANEKGASNWLTVLPLEDHGFSLHKSAFRDALCLRYGWVPPHMSESCPCGGKMSVEHAMSCPTGGFPTIRHNEIRDMFSHLLSDVCHDVETEPTLQSLSGETFSLRSSSRDDDARLDISARGFWGGRFEKTYFDVRVFNPNATSYTCFEVASCYRRQEQEKKRKYEERLRKVENASFTPIILSCTGGMSKLTTTFTKKLASMISEKKDTPYGSVINWLRCRLGFALLRASIMCIRGSRCKRYVRPENNILLATSEGHLASSA